In a genomic window of Mucilaginibacter sp. KACC 22063:
- a CDS encoding sensor histidine kinase gives MIFGRYIKAESSKVFLISQKVIWLSALFMGILASIPKILQLRVSLTEVIVDCIIAFFYSLFVWFYNLYTLPRYANHAITTRFFGARLIRSLLLGIVVMGILVIVNQLLFKDRLIGTMMLMYQFRGILINLTIYMFLYLLYQSFINRIIAIELERTKSDHIEAQYELLKQQVNPHFLFNSLNTLKSMVEIGDEHSADFIVKLSDFYRYSLESRKKDVVPMQEELKLLEAYFYLLQARFEEGITLQLDISPEHKKTMIPVFTLQLLVENAVKHNIVSIDQPLKIELISSDNNLIIKNNLQLKSIPEPSTKIGLENINQRYLHLTGRQIEVRADGYFFTVKLPINEHISH, from the coding sequence ATGATCTTTGGAAGATATATAAAGGCAGAGAGCTCAAAAGTATTTCTCATTTCACAGAAAGTGATCTGGCTGTCTGCCCTGTTTATGGGCATTCTGGCCTCTATTCCTAAAATACTACAATTAAGGGTAAGTTTAACCGAGGTTATTGTTGATTGTATTATTGCTTTTTTTTATTCGCTTTTTGTATGGTTTTATAATTTATATACGCTGCCCCGGTATGCGAATCATGCCATCACAACAAGGTTCTTTGGCGCCCGCCTGATTAGGAGTTTATTACTGGGCATAGTTGTGATGGGCATATTGGTGATAGTGAACCAACTGTTGTTTAAAGACCGGTTGATCGGCACAATGATGCTGATGTACCAGTTCAGGGGAATTTTAATTAACCTGACCATTTACATGTTCTTATACCTGCTTTATCAGAGCTTTATAAACCGGATAATTGCTATTGAGCTGGAACGCACCAAATCCGATCATATAGAAGCACAGTATGAGTTATTAAAGCAACAGGTTAATCCTCATTTTTTGTTTAACAGCTTAAACACGCTCAAGTCAATGGTGGAAATTGGCGATGAGCATTCGGCGGATTTTATTGTAAAACTCTCTGACTTTTATCGCTATTCATTAGAGAGCCGTAAAAAAGACGTTGTACCTATGCAGGAAGAACTGAAGCTGCTTGAAGCATACTTTTATCTGTTACAAGCCAGGTTTGAAGAAGGAATTACCCTGCAACTTGATATTTCGCCCGAACACAAGAAAACCATGATACCTGTATTTACGTTGCAGTTATTGGTTGAAAATGCGGTAAAACATAACATCGTATCAATTGATCAACCTTTAAAAATTGAATTGATATCATCAGATAATAATTTAATTATTAAAAATAACCTGCAGCTGAAAAGCATCCCCGAGCCATCTACAAAAATTGGCTTAGAGAATATTAATCAGCGTTACCTGCATTTAACAGGCCGCCAAATAGAAGTAAGGGCAGACGGTTACTTCTTTACTGTAAAGCTTCCGATAAATGAACATATTAGTCATTGA
- a CDS encoding aspartyl/asparaginyl beta-hydroxylase domain-containing protein — translation MSSVKETEPWYNFSGGRYMGSQPFFYERKDLPWTKVIEDNWEVIKDEVLGLMLEKPQNLRPYFINKSMSFPPKRWKTMGIYFWKFVIRENYKKCPETVRILKSIPGLTSFSLSVLEASSNINPHQGDTDAIIRCHVGIDIPGALPDCGFQVGKEIRPWENGITLPFCDAHTHTAWNNTDKKRIILILDVMRPQFSKKENSICAHVLASSILQMLYQSYPFLGRRSGYFKKALYHTSRIMILGFLPVQRLFAVI, via the coding sequence GTGAGCAGCGTAAAAGAGACGGAACCCTGGTATAATTTTTCAGGTGGGCGCTATATGGGCAGCCAGCCTTTTTTTTACGAAAGGAAGGACCTACCTTGGACGAAGGTAATAGAAGACAACTGGGAAGTAATAAAAGACGAAGTATTGGGGCTGATGCTGGAAAAACCACAAAACCTGCGGCCTTATTTTATAAATAAAAGCATGTCGTTCCCGCCGAAAAGGTGGAAAACGATGGGGATATATTTTTGGAAGTTCGTTATCCGCGAGAATTATAAAAAATGTCCGGAAACGGTAAGGATATTAAAGTCCATCCCCGGCCTTACTTCATTTTCATTGAGCGTGCTGGAAGCAAGCTCGAATATCAATCCTCATCAGGGCGATACCGATGCTATTATTCGCTGCCATGTGGGCATCGACATTCCTGGCGCTCTGCCCGACTGCGGTTTCCAGGTCGGTAAAGAAATACGGCCTTGGGAAAACGGGATAACTCTCCCATTTTGCGATGCTCATACCCATACTGCATGGAACAATACCGATAAAAAACGCATTATTCTGATACTGGATGTAATGCGGCCCCAATTCTCAAAAAAAGAAAATAGTATTTGCGCACACGTGCTGGCTTCGTCGATATTGCAGATGTTGTATCAATCGTATCCTTTCCTGGGACGAAGGTCGGGGTATTTTAAAAAAGCTTTGTACCATACCTCCAGGATAATGATCCTGGGATTTTTACCAGTGCAGCGTTTATTTGCGGTAATATAG
- a CDS encoding LytR/AlgR family response regulator transcription factor has translation MNILVIEDELKTARSLIRLISSVRPDTKIDGPLQRVSAAVNYLSAHPSPDLIFMDIQLADGLSFEIFEKVKIDVPVIFCTAFDEYALQAFKANGVDYILKPFSEDSIKAAFTKLEKIGNLTGTNAIPASLITQLLQINQPKAEKQSFLVFKNGKYTTVPVPDIAYIFVRNEQTTLVTFQGEMFMIDQSLEETANQLDHKSFFKLNRQYLIAFKAIKEVEHYFARKLLVKLTIQTKEKLLVGKDKTTAFLKWLEER, from the coding sequence ATGAACATATTAGTCATTGAAGACGAATTAAAAACGGCAAGGTCGTTGATCAGGCTGATCAGTTCGGTTCGCCCTGACACTAAAATTGATGGCCCATTGCAGCGAGTGTCGGCGGCGGTTAACTACCTGTCGGCTCATCCTTCGCCTGATCTTATTTTCATGGATATTCAATTGGCGGATGGATTATCATTCGAAATTTTTGAAAAAGTAAAAATTGACGTACCGGTAATTTTTTGCACCGCCTTTGATGAATATGCTTTGCAGGCATTTAAAGCAAACGGTGTAGATTATATTTTAAAACCTTTTTCTGAAGATAGCATCAAGGCCGCATTTACTAAGCTGGAAAAAATTGGAAACCTCACAGGAACCAATGCCATACCTGCATCTTTAATTACACAACTACTGCAAATTAACCAGCCAAAAGCTGAAAAGCAAAGTTTTTTGGTATTTAAAAACGGCAAGTATACTACTGTGCCTGTGCCGGATATCGCCTACATATTTGTTCGTAACGAGCAAACTACCCTGGTTACGTTTCAAGGCGAAATGTTTATGATAGACCAGTCGCTTGAAGAGACAGCCAATCAGTTAGATCACAAAAGCTTTTTTAAACTGAACAGGCAATACCTCATAGCCTTTAAAGCCATTAAGGAAGTAGAGCATTACTTTGCCCGCAAACTGCTGGTTAAACTTACCATACAGACCAAAGAAAAGCTGTTAGTTGGAAAAGATAAAACGACAGCTTTCCTGAAATGGCTTGAAGAACGTTAA